The nucleotide sequence ATGGCCAGCGGGTAAGCCAGAATCAGGCAGATTCCGGTGCAAAGCAGCGCCAGCTTCAGGGAAAGCAGCAATGCCTTCATATGGATGGAGGCAGTTATGGATGTGATATTCAGCAGGGTAAAATGGCCGCTGGTGGTGGTAAAGGCATAATAAAGAATCATTACCACCGGCAGCAGAATAAATCCTGCCATCCATAAGAGATATGGCCCCGTCAGGAGCTGTCTTTTCAGGTCACGCATCTGATTCCACCGCCTTTTCGTCACTGGATTCCGGTTTGTTCATAATCTGAATGTTAAAGGGGTCTACCCGGATGCCCACATGGGAGCCCACCGGATGCATCTGAGTGGTCTGCACCAGCCATTCGCAGCCGTTGGCCAGTACTTCAATTTCCCAGTGAACGCCTTTGAAAATCAGGGAGATAACGTCTCCCTCCAGCATACCCTGTTCCGGGGCAACCAGTTCCACATCCTCCGGCCGGATGACCACGTCCACCGGGGTATTGCAGCCGAATCCTTCGTCCACACAGGGGAAATTCACATCCAGAATCTTTACCAGACGGTCTTCCAGCATCAGACCGTCAATAATATTGCTTTCTCCGATAAAATCGGCTACAAAAGCGTTGGTGGGTTCATTGTAAATGTCTTCCGGTGTTCCAATCTGCTGAATATAGCCCTGGTTCATAACCACAATGGTGTCCGACATGGTAAGGGCTTCCTCCTGGTCGTGGGTAACGTAGACAAAGGTAATGCCCAGCTCATTTTTCAGACGTATCAGCTCGTACTGCATATCCTGCCTGAGCTTCAAATCCAGCGCCCCCAGGGGTTCGTCCAGAAGCAGTACTTTCGGCTCGTTTACAATGGCACGTGCAATGGCAATCCGCTGCTGCTGGCCGCCGCTTAAGGAATCCACGCTCCTTCGTTCGAATCCGTCCAGGTTCACCAGCTTTAAGGCATATTTGATTTTGTCATCAATGTAGGATTTGCTCTTTTTCCGGATTTTCAGGCCGAAGGCAATATTTTCCGCAATGGACATATGGGGAAACAAAGCATATTTCTGGAATACCGTATTTAACTGACGTTCGTTGGGGGCCAGTCCGGTGATGTCTGTTCCGTCGAAAATCACCGTGCCTGCATCCGGCGCCTCGAAACCGCCGATAATCCGGAGAGTGGTGGTTTTTCCGCAGCCGGAGGGTCCTAATAAGGTAAGAAATTCATTTTCACGGATGTACAGGTTCAAATCGTCCAGAACGGTCTGTCCGTCAAAGGATTTGGTGATATGCTGTAAATCAATCAGTCGTTTGCTCATCGTTTGTTGTCCTCCTAAAAGCTGGGGGGAGTGGAAACCCAGAGGATGGTTGCTTCCCTGCCGCTGTAATTTTCGATATAGTGCTTTTTTCCTGCTTTGAAATAAAAGGATTCTCCCTGTCTGACCGTATAGGTCCGGCCTCCGTAACAGAGCCGGATGGAGCCTTTTAATACATACCCGAATTCTTCCGCTTCATGAGGAAGCTGGATTTCGGAGGAGCCCTGGGGAGCCAGCTTCATAAGTACCGGTTCCATGGCATTTTTCTGGGCGTTGGGAATGAGCCATTTGATGGTGTGGTGCAGGTCCTCATTTTCCTTTATAAAATAATCCTCCTGTTTAAATACAATCTGTTCCGGTTCCGGGTCAGAAAAAAATTCTGCCGGGGTGGTGCCAAGGCACTGGATGATGTCAAGCAGGGTCCCCACGGAAGGAGAAGTGAGGTTGCGCTCCAGCTGGGAAATAAACCCTTTGGAAAGTTCGCTCCGGTCTGCCAGCTCCTGCTGGGTCAGTCCGTACTGAATGCGCAGTTCTTTCATACGGTGTCCAATGTCCATGGAAATCATCCTTTCTGAATATAAACATGAAGTATAGTAATTGTAAAGTCAAACTGATAATGTATTTTGTGTTTAATATTATTAAACACAAAATACATTATAAATGGAAACCAGAAAATGTCAATAGAAAAAATTTTAATTTTGTAGAAAAAAGGGATTGCAAAACGGTGTCAAAGCGGGTATAATAATTGAGAATTACCAATCGCAGACGGAACAGAACGGTTCCGTGTCATATGCCAAAGTGGCGCAGTTGGTAGCGCGTCGCATTCGTAATGCGCAGGTCGAGGGTTCGAGTCCCTTCTTTGGCTGAATGGGAGCTGTAATTATTACAGCTCCTTTTTGTCTCTTACAGGAAAGCGAGGGAATGATATGGAAGCATTGAGAAAAAAAGAATTCTTTACAACAGAAGATATTTACAGCCTGCCGGAAGGGCAGAGGGCAGAACTGATTGACGGACAGATTTATGATATGGCGCCTCCGGGAAGAACCCATCAGAGTCTGGTAACAAAATTCACCTATGAAATAAAAAGTTACATCAGGAATAAACATGGAGACTGCGAGGTATATCCGGCGCCTTTTGCGGTGTTTCTGAATAAGGATGAGTTTACTTATGTGGAGCCTGATTTGTCTGTGATCTGTGACAGCTCCAAACTGGATGAAAAAGGGTGCCACGGCGCGCCGGACTGGGTAATTGAAATTGTTTCTCCCGGCAGCAGGCGTATGGATTATTATATCAAGCTGTTTAAGTACCAGAGTGCGGGAGTCAGGGAATACTGGATTGTGGATTCGGAGAAACAGCGTGCGGTGGTTTATAATTTTGAAAAAGAGACCACAGAAGAATATTCTTTTGAAGATGAAATACCCGTGGGCATTTATGAAGAATTTTCCATAAAGATTCGCGAAAATCTCAAAGAAGGGGGAAATTAAGCGGATGCCAGTGACCGGCGTGAATGGTAATGAGGTTACAGTTTATTATGCCTTCTGTCCCCGGCATGGAGAAAAACCGGGAGAATATCTGAAGCATCAGAGAATACTGGCGGATGAAATATTAAATTATGGTTTTAAAAACTGTTTTGGTATGGAATTTGACAGAAGAAAGGTGGAAAAAGGAATACATGGGAAGCCTTTCTGGAAGCCGGAGAAGGGGATTTGTTTTAATGTAAGCAACACGGAAGGCCTTGTAGTATGCGCAGTTGCCCGGTGTGAAGTGGGCGTGGACGGGGAAAAAGTGAAAAAGGTACGGATACCTGTTGTCCGCCGCTGCTGCAGCCTGAAAGAGCAGCGCTATATTCTGGGAAAAGACCAGGAAGAGATGGATGAAGCAGCATATAGCCGCTTTTTTCAAATCTGGACTTTAAAAGAAAGCTACATTAAAATGACCGGAGCGGGAATGTCTTTTCCTGTGGAACAGATAGAATTTGATGTGGTGAAAAAAGACTGTTTTGGTAATCAGAATGGATATTTTGTGCAGAGACAGACAGGCGATTACTGGATTTCCCTCTGCACGGAAGAAGAAGCGGAGATTGTCTGGCAGGAATTTCGGGCAGAATCCGAAACAGCCCTGAAGTGAAGGCTGCCCCGGATACTTATCCGATTGTTCGGAAGGATTATGGCCATTCTGCTTACAGAGGCGAAAGGCTTTTATAAGAAATGTTTCAGATAACGCTTTTCCAGAAGGGTAATCAGGCTGTAAAGACCCCAGGCCAGAATACACAGAATCACAATGGACATAATTACCCAGTCCAGCTTAAATACCTGGCTGCCGTAAATAATCAGATAGCCCAGCCCCTGCCGGGAAGCAATGAATTCGCCGATAATGACTCCCACCAGACAAAGGCCGATATTGACCTTCATAAGCGAGAACAGGGTGGGGATACCGGCAGGCAGAATTACTTTGGTGAGCGTATGGTATTTTCTGCCGCCCATGGTGTAAATCAGCTTTATTTTTTCCGGATCCACAGACTGGAAGCTGGTGTAGAGGCTTAAAATGGAGCCGAAGATGGCTACGGACACGCCGGTAATGATAATGGTGTTGTAGGTTGCACCCAGCCATACAATGAGCAGAGGCGCCAGGGCAGATTTCGGCAGACTGTTTAAAATGACCAGATAAGGCTCCAGTGTTTCGGAAAGTCCTTTATTTAACCATAATATAATGGTTACTGCCAGGGATATCAGAATTACAAGCAGAAAACTGACCATGGTTTCAAACAACGTAATACCGATATGGGCGAACAGGGTCTGGTCCAGTATCATTCCGTAAGCGCAGAGCAGAATTTTGGAAGGACTGCTGAAAATGAAGGAATCAATCAAATCCAGTCTGGCAGCCCCTTCCCAGACAGCCAGAAATAAAATAAAAATACACAGTCTGCTGACTGTGACGGTACGTTTATGCTTTTTCTGAGCGAGCAGAAAATTCTGCTGGGCAAGGGATATTTCACTCATTTTCATTCAGCTCCTTCCATATTTTATTAAAATAATCTTTAAATTCCGGAGAGTTTCTCCGCTCCAGTGCGCTGATGTTGCCCGGAAAATCAATATCTACCACAGTCTGAATGGTGGCAGGACGTTTGCTCAATACCAGCACCTGGCTGCCCAGGCTGACGGCTTCTGACAAATCATGAGTCACTAAAATTGCAGTTTTCCCTTCTTTTTTGATAATCGCTCCGATATCATCTCCTACCGTAAGACGTGTCTGATAATCCAGTGCGGAAAAAGGTTCATCCAGCAGCAGGATTTCCGGCTTCAGTACCAGGGTGCGAATCAGTGCCGCCCGCTGGCGCATTCCGCCGGAGAGCTGAGAAGGCCTGGCATCTTTGAATTTGTACAGACCGTAGGTTTTCAGCATATCCAGTGCCGTTTCTTTTGTTTCCGGCGTCAGTTTATTCTGGATTTCCAGTCCCAGCAGAACGTTTTTTTCAATGGTGCGCCATTCAAACAGGTGATCGTGCTGCAGCATGTAACCGATGGCATTGCAGCTTTTCTGGTTCAGCTTCTGCCCATAAAATAAGATGGAACCGTGTTCCGGTTCCAGAAGTCCTGACAGAAGGGAGAGGAGGGTGGATTTGCCGCACCCGCTGGGCCCCACAATGGCCAGAAAATCACCTTTATGAACCGTAAAATTTATATTGGATAAAGCAGGCGTTTCCCCCTGCATGGTATGATAGGAATAACCCACATGGCTGATTTCCATTAATTTTTCCATAAAGTTCTCCTTATTGTTACTTATTGATATAGTATGACCGGGGAGGGGAAAGGGTGCTTTCTGAGGGAGGAAAGTGCGGCATAAAACATTACTGTTCACACCCGTAGGGTGTGAACAGTAATGGTCAGATTTTTATTGTCACAGGCAGCAATTGCCGATATAATAAAAGCAGGAAACCACATGTCAGTACGAACAGGTTCCGTACCCATTCGGAATCATGAGCACAGGAAAGGAATCCCCATGACATACCAGTGTTTAATCATAGACGATGAAAAATTACTTGCAGACAGTACAGCAGAATACTTTAATTTATTTGGAGTAAAAACAGCGGCCGTATACAGTGAGGAAGAAAGCCGCTGTTTTTTTTGAGGAAAATACCGCAGAGCTTCTGCTTTTGGATATCAATCTGGGAGACGGAAGTGGATTTGCACTGTGCAGGGAACTGCGGGAACAGACAGATATACCAATTCTTTTTATTTCTGCCAGGACCAGCGATGACGATAAAATTGCCACGTTAAATATCGGCGGCGACGACTATATCCAGAAGCCCTGTTCCCTGAGGGTTCTGCTGGCCAGAGTTCAGGCGGTCCTGAGACGTTATGGAAAAGGGAAAGAAGAAAATTATCAGGACGACAGGCTGAACATTGATGTTCCGGGTCAGACCCTGACGGTGGATGGCAGGAAAGTGAAATTAACCATGATGGAATTCCGGCTGTTGGCCTATCTGGTTCAGAACCGTGATAAAGTAGTGTCCAAACAGGAACTGTTTGAACATGTATGGGCGGATAAATTTACCGGGGACGGGACACTGAATGTCCATATCCGCAGAATACGCGAGGCCATCGAGGTAAATCCCAATCAGCCGGAGTATATTGTCACCTACTGGGGCAAAGGGTACAGATTTGAGGGAGGCGGAACTGAAAAAAGCAAAACTTGCTGAAGCACAGGCAAATGCGGAGAAAAAGGAGTTGGTGGCCAGTCTGTCCCATGATATCAAAACCCCGGTGGCCAGTATAAAAGCTGCGTCCGAGGTAGGATTAGCCCTTGCGGAAAGTGAGAAGATACAGGAAAATTACAGGCAGATCATTCAAAAAGCCGACCAGATTAACAGTCTGGTCACCAATCTGTTTACTGCAACACTGGAAGAACTGCAGGAGTTTACCGTAGCGCCGGGGGATATGGAAAGCAGGGAGCTTATAAGTCTTCTGGAAAATGTGGATTATCTTCACCGGGCCAAAATCCCGGCCATACCGCCCTGTCTGATATGGGCGGACCGGCTCAGACTGCAGCAGGTCTTTGATAATATTTTTGCCAATTCCTATAAATATGCGGACACAGCCATTCAGGTACGGGCAGAGAAACGGGGCAGCCGGCTGGTAATTGAGATAGAAGACAGCGGCGGAGGGCTGCCGGAGGAAGAAATTCTTTTTATCAAAGAGAAATTTCGCCGGGGAACCAATGCAAAAGCGGTGGAAGGAGCGGGACTGGGCCTGTTTATTTCCAGTTATTTTATGGAAGCCATGAAAGGGGAGCTGGCAGTGGAAAACGGAAAAAAGGGATGAAAGTAAGAGTTGATGTTTCCCTGAGCGGTATGATTTAAGAAACCGTTAAGGATTTTCTAAAGACATTTAAGAACCGGGAAAATAAAATAAAACGTGTAAAACATTTTATGGAAGGAGTTTCCCGATGAAAAAAAAATTATTTACAAAACAGAAAATTATCTGTGGTTTTTGTTGTGTCGTCGGGGCTGGGGCTGGCCGGGTTTGCCTTTGGGATTGCCCGCCTGATGTCTCTGCGCATTAAAAAGATTGTGCCCAGGTCACTGCTGGTAAATGAATAACTGATATAATTATAAACAAATTATAAAATCGAAAAAATACTATTGACAATAAAAAACGATAGTGCTATTTTAAGTACATGGATGTTAGCACTCCCACAAGCCGAGTGCTAACAAGAAGAGGCAGGAGGAGAGAAATGCAGGAACTGGATGAAAGGAAAAGAAAAATTTTAAATGCAATCATCCGGAATTATCTGGATACCGGGGAACCGGTGGGTTCCAGAACCATTTCCAAATATTCGGATTTGAATCTGAGCTCCGCCACCATCCGCAATGAAATGTCGGATCTGGAAGAACTGGGGTACATTTTACAGCCCCATACTTCCGCAGGAAGGATTCCTTCTGACCAGGGTTATCGCTTCTATGTAGATAATCTGATGAAGGAAAAAGACCAGGAAGTTACTGAGATGAAGGAGTTCATGATTGAGCATACGGAGCGGATGGAGCAGGTGCTGCAGCAGATGGCCAAAATGCTTGCGGCAAATACCAATTACACCGCCATGATTACTTCTCCTTCTTATCATAAGAATAAAGTAAAGTTCCTGCAGCTGTCTCAGGTAGATGAAGAACAGCTTCTGGCTGTGATAGTAATGGAAGGCAATCTGGTGAAGAATAAGATGATTTCCACAGGGGAAGCCTTAGATAATGAGACATTACTGAAGCTGAACATCCTGTTGAACACCAGTTTAAACGGATTGTCGGCAGAGGAAATCAACCTTGGCACCATTGCAAAATTAAAAGAGCAGGCAGGTATTCACAGCAATATTGTCAGTGATGTGCTGGATGCGCTGGCAGGTGCCATCCAGGAAGACGAAGAACTGGAAATCTATACCAGCGGAACCACGAATATTTTAAAATATCCCGAATTAAGTGATTCCGGGAAGGCCAGAGAGCTGCTGGATGCTTTTGAAGAGAAGAGACAGTTAATCAGCCTGGTAAACGAGAGCCTGTCCTCTCAGGAGGAAACGGGAATTCAGGTATATATCGGCGCCGAATCCCCCATTCAGAACATGAAGGACTGCAGTGTGGTAACCGCCACCTACCAGTTAGGAGAGGGAATGACAGGTTCCATCGGAATTATCGGCCCAAAGCGTATGGACTATGAAAACGTTATGGACAATTTGAAAACATTAAAAAATCAGCTTGACACCGTGTTCCGAAAAAACAGGAAAACATAGATACACATACCATATTGAAAAATTCTAAAACATGGAAAGGTGAACAGATATGGCAGAACAGAAAGAGATGGAAGCAATGGAAAGCCAGGAGACAGAACATATGGAAACGGAAGAAGAAAAAGATGCTTCCGCAAATCCGGAAGAATGTGAAACAGACGTTCCGGCTGAAGCAGAGGAAACGGAAGAATCTTCCGAAGTATCCTCCGAAGAAGAGGAGGAAGAAGGGGAAGAACAGCTTTCCGAAGAGGGGCAGGAAGAAGAGAAAAAAGGATTTTTCCGAAAAAAAGAAAAGAAAAGCAAACAGGAAGAAAAAATTGCCGAACTGACTGACCGGGTACAGCGGCAGATGGCAGAATTTGACAATTTCCGTAAACGGACCGAGAAGGAAAAGACCCAGATGTTTGAAGTAGGGGCAAAAAGTGTGATTGAGAAAATCCTTCCGGTGGTGGACAATTTTGAACGAGGATTATCCGCTGTTCCCGAAGAATCAAAGGATGACCCCTTTGTACAGGGAATGGATAAAATATATAAGCAGTTAATGACAGAACTGGAAAGCCTGGAAGTAAAGCCCATTGAAGCGGTGGGCGCTGAGTTTAATCCGGAATTCCACAATGCGGTTATGCAGGTGGAAAGCGAGGAATATGAATCCGGATTTGTGGCTCAGGAGCTGCAGAAAGGGTATATGTACCGGGAAAGCGTGGTAAGGCACAGCATGGTAGCTGTGGTGCAGTAATGCAGTAAGACAATGTAATGCAGATAGTCATATCATATTGAACATTAACAGTTCAATAAGCATATTTTATGAGGAGGTCTCTGTTATGAGCAAAATTATTGGTATTGATTTAGGAACAACAAACAGCTGTGTGGCAGTTATGGAAGGTGGTAAACCGGTGGTTATCGCCAATACAGAAGGGGCAAGGACAACACCGTCCGTTGTGGCGTTTACCAAGACAGGCGAAAGGCTGGTTGGAGAGCCGGCAAAACGTCAGGCAGTTACCAACGCGGAGAAAACCATTTCTTCTATCAAGAGAGAAATGGGTACCGACCATAAGCGGGCCATTGATGACAAGAATTATTCACCTCAGGAAATTTCTGCCATGATTCTTCAGAAATTAAAGGCAGACGCTGAGAACTATCTGGGTGAAAAAGTAACGGACGCAGTAATTACCGTTCCGGCATATTTCAATGATGCACAGCGCCAGGCCACCAAGGATGCAGGAAAAATCGCAGGTATGGATGTAAAACGTATTATCAACGAGCCTACCGCCGCAGCCCTTGCCTATGGTCTTGACAATGAAAAAGAGCAGAAAATTATGGTTTATGATCTGGGCGGCGGTACCTTTGACGTTTCCATTATTGAAATCGGAGAAGGCGTGATTGAAGTATTGTCTACTTCCGGAGATAACCGTCTGGGCGGCGATGATTTTGACCAGAAAATCACAGACTATATGCTGGCAGAATTTAAGAAAACAGACGGTGTTGACCTTTCCGGAGATAAGATGGCGCTGCAGAGACTGAAGGAAGCAGCAGAAAAAGCAAAGAAAGAGCTTTCTTCCGCAACTACCACCAATATCAACCTGCCGTTTATTACTGCAACTGCAGAAGGCCCGAAACACTTCGATATGAATCTGACCAGAGCAAAATTTGATGAACTGACCCACGACCTGGTAGAACGGACAGCGGTTCCGGTACAGAATGCATTGAAAGATGCGGGACTTACAGCTTCTGAGCTGGGTCAGGTATTACTGGTAGGCGGTTCCACACGTATCCCGGCAGTTCAGGATAAAGTAAAACAGCTCACAGGCAAAGAGCCCAGCAAATCCCTGAATCCTGACGAATGCGTGGCACTGGGCGCTTCCATCCAGGGCGGTAAACTGGCCGGCGATGCAGGCGCAGGCGAAATCCTTCTTCTGGACGTAACTCCCCTGTCTCTGTCAATTGAGACCATGGGCGGCGTTGCAACCAGACTGATTGAGCGCAATACTACCATTCCTACCAAAAAGAGCCAGATTTTCTCCACTGCGGCAGATAATCAGACTGCAGTTGATATTAACGTGGTACAGGGCGAACGTCAGTTTGTAAGAGATAACAAATCTCTGGGACAGTTCCGTCTGGACGGAATTCCGCCTGCAAGACGCGGTGTGCCTCAGATTGAAGTTACTTTTGATATTGACGCCAACGGTATCGTAAACGTATCCGCCAAAGATCTGGGAACCGGAAAAGAGCAGCATATCACCATTACTGCAGGTTCCAATATGTCTGACGCAGATATTGAAAAAGCAGTAAAAGAAGCAGCAGAATTTGAGGCTCAGGATAAGAAGCGGAAAGAAGCCATTGACACCAGAAATGATGCAGATTCTTTCGTATTCCAGACAGAAAATGCATTGAAAGAAGTTGGAGATAACATTGACGGAGCCGATAAGGCGGCAGTGGAAGCAGATCTGAACGCACTGAAAGCAATGGTGGAAGCACATCCGAACGCTGAGGATATGACAGACGACCAGGTGGGCGAGATGAAAGCAGCCAAAGAAAAACTTATGGAAAGTGCACAGAAAGTATTTGCAAAAATGTATGAAAATGCACAGGCAGCGCAGGGAGCAGCAGGTGCAGGCCCGGCTCCTGATATGGGAAATGCATCTTACAGCAGTGCAGATGATGATGTGGTAGACGCAGATTATAAGGAAGTATAATCATGGCAGAGCAGAAAAGAGATTACTATGAAGTCCTTGGAGTAGACAAAAGTGCAGACGATGCCTCTATTAAGAAAGCGTACCGTCAGCTTGCCAAAAAGTATCACCCGGATATGAATCCGGGTGATGCTGAGGCAGAGAAAAAGTTTAAAGAGGCTTCCGAGGCTTATGCAGTCTTAAGTGATCCGGATAAAAAACGTCAGTATGATCAGTTCGGACACGCAGCTTTTGAGGGCGGCATGGGCGGCGGAGGCGGTTTTGATTTCTCCGGCATGGATATGGGAGATATTTTCGGCGATATTTTCGGCGATTTGTTCGGCGGAGGTTCCAGACGGCGTTCCGCCAGCAACGGCCCCATGAAAGGCGCCAATTTACGGGCGGCAGTACGGATTACTTTTGAGGAGGCGGCCTTTGGCTGCGAAAAGGAAATTGAGATTACCTTAAAAGACGAATGTACCACCTGCCATACCACGGGGGCAAAGCCGGGTACAAAACCGGAGACCTGCAGCAAGTGCGGCGGAAAAGGAAAAGTAGTCTATACCCAGCAGTCTTTCCTTGGCATGGTTCAGAATGTGCAGACCTGTCCGGATTGCCACGGAACCGGCAAAATTATCAAAGAAAAATGTCCGGACTGCCGGGGAACCGGATATATTGCAAAGCGCAGGAAAATCAAAGTTTCCATTCCGGCAGGAATTGATAACGGCCAGAGTGTCCGGATTCGGGAAAAAGGAGAACCAGGCACCAACGGAGGGCCGAGAGGCGATTTGCTGGTAGAGGTAAATGTAAGCCGCCATCCTATTTTCCAGCGTCAGGATATGAATATTTATTCCACAGCACCCATTTCCTTTGCACAGGCGGCGCTGGGCGGCGAAGTGCGCATCAGCACCATAGACGGAGATATTCTTTATGATGTGAAACCGGGAACCCAGACGGATACCAGAATCCGCCTGAAGGGAAAGGGTATTCCTTCCCTGCGGAACGCTTCTGTCCGGGGCGACCACTATGTAACTCTGGTGGTACAGGTGCCCACAGGCTTAAATGAAGAGGCAAAAGAGGCTTTGCGCAAATTTGACGAGGCCAGCGGCCAGTCTCTGAAAAAACAGGATGGCGCCGCTTCAACGGAAAAGCACGGAAAGAAGAAGGGGTTTATGGGTAAAATAAAAGAATCCCTGGAAGATATGTAAAATTGCATATATTTCTGCAGCAGTAAACCGGAGAGCAGCCATAACAGGTCTGCTCTCTGATTCGTTTATCTCATGGAAAATATGGTGTTACGCTAACAAAGTGTATGCTACTCCTGGCTGTAGGGACCGCAGATTCTGGAATCAGCGCAGTCGCACCGGCAGTCCCCGGCTTTCCTGTGAAAATCAGGAGAGCCTCCGGTCTGCCGGTAAATAAAATCATCCAGTTCTCCATGGTCAAAAAACAGGATTTCTTCCATTTTTTCCTGGTCACGTACCGGGAGAAACGTGGTGAGCTTTGTCCGGCGGTGCCCGCAGACAGGGCAGCGGTAGACGTGAAGGCCGCAGGCATAAACTCCGGCGGGTATCTGAGCCTTTTTCTCCACCGGAATCAGATGATTCCGGTAGTAGTCAGGATTATCATGAGAGGTGTAATGGTCTACGGTCATATCCGGCAGAGCATAAAGCTGCCTGTGCAGCACGTCCATT is from Lachnospiraceae bacterium JLR.KK002 and encodes:
- a CDS encoding ABC transporter ATP-binding protein, whose translation is MSKRLIDLQHITKSFDGQTVLDDLNLYIRENEFLTLLGPSGCGKTTTLRIIGGFEAPDAGTVIFDGTDITGLAPNERQLNTVFQKYALFPHMSIAENIAFGLKIRKKSKSYIDDKIKYALKLVNLDGFERRSVDSLSGGQQQRIAIARAIVNEPKVLLLDEPLGALDLKLRQDMQYELIRLKNELGITFVYVTHDQEEALTMSDTIVVMNQGYIQQIGTPEDIYNEPTNAFVADFIGESNIIDGLMLEDRLVKILDVNFPCVDEGFGCNTPVDVVIRPEDVELVAPEQGMLEGDVISLIFKGVHWEIEVLANGCEWLVQTTQMHPVGSHVGIRVDPFNIQIMNKPESSDEKAVESDA
- the hrcA gene encoding heat-inducible transcriptional repressor HrcA; protein product: MQELDERKRKILNAIIRNYLDTGEPVGSRTISKYSDLNLSSATIRNEMSDLEELGYILQPHTSAGRIPSDQGYRFYVDNLMKEKDQEVTEMKEFMIEHTERMEQVLQQMAKMLAANTNYTAMITSPSYHKNKVKFLQLSQVDEEQLLAVIVMEGNLVKNKMISTGEALDNETLLKLNILLNTSLNGLSAEEINLGTIAKLKEQAGIHSNIVSDVLDALAGAIQEDEELEIYTSGTTNILKYPELSDSGKARELLDAFEEKRQLISLVNESLSSQEETGIQVYIGAESPIQNMKDCSVVTATYQLGEGMTGSIGIIGPKRMDYENVMDNLKTLKNQLDTVFRKNRKT
- a CDS encoding response regulator transcription factor, producing the protein MRKKAAVFFEENTAELLLLDINLGDGSGFALCRELREQTDIPILFISARTSDDDKIATLNIGGDDYIQKPCSLRVLLARVQAVLRRYGKGKEENYQDDRLNIDVPGQTLTVDGRKVKLTMMEFRLLAYLVQNRDKVVSKQELFEHVWADKFTGDGTLNVHIRRIREAIEVNPNQPEYIVTYWGKGYRFEGGGTEKSKTC
- a CDS encoding 4'-phosphopantetheinyl transferase superfamily protein, which codes for MPVTGVNGNEVTVYYAFCPRHGEKPGEYLKHQRILADEILNYGFKNCFGMEFDRRKVEKGIHGKPFWKPEKGICFNVSNTEGLVVCAVARCEVGVDGEKVKKVRIPVVRRCCSLKEQRYILGKDQEEMDEAAYSRFFQIWTLKESYIKMTGAGMSFPVEQIEFDVVKKDCFGNQNGYFVQRQTGDYWISLCTEEEAEIVWQEFRAESETALK
- a CDS encoding HAMP domain-containing sensor histidine kinase; this translates as MREAELKKAKLAEAQANAEKKELVASLSHDIKTPVASIKAASEVGLALAESEKIQENYRQIIQKADQINSLVTNLFTATLEELQEFTVAPGDMESRELISLLENVDYLHRAKIPAIPPCLIWADRLRLQQVFDNIFANSYKYADTAIQVRAEKRGSRLVIEIEDSGGGLPEEEILFIKEKFRRGTNAKAVEGAGLGLFISSYFMEAMKGELAVENGKKG
- a CDS encoding ABC transporter permease, coding for MSEISLAQQNFLLAQKKHKRTVTVSRLCIFILFLAVWEGAARLDLIDSFIFSSPSKILLCAYGMILDQTLFAHIGITLFETMVSFLLVILISLAVTIILWLNKGLSETLEPYLVILNSLPKSALAPLLIVWLGATYNTIIITGVSVAIFGSILSLYTSFQSVDPEKIKLIYTMGGRKYHTLTKVILPAGIPTLFSLMKVNIGLCLVGVIIGEFIASRQGLGYLIIYGSQVFKLDWVIMSIVILCILAWGLYSLITLLEKRYLKHFL
- a CDS encoding Uma2 family endonuclease is translated as MEALRKKEFFTTEDIYSLPEGQRAELIDGQIYDMAPPGRTHQSLVTKFTYEIKSYIRNKHGDCEVYPAPFAVFLNKDEFTYVEPDLSVICDSSKLDEKGCHGAPDWVIEIVSPGSRRMDYYIKLFKYQSAGVREYWIVDSEKQRAVVYNFEKETTEEYSFEDEIPVGIYEEFSIKIRENLKEGGN
- a CDS encoding ABC transporter ATP-binding protein encodes the protein MEKLMEISHVGYSYHTMQGETPALSNINFTVHKGDFLAIVGPSGCGKSTLLSLLSGLLEPEHGSILFYGQKLNQKSCNAIGYMLQHDHLFEWRTIEKNVLLGLEIQNKLTPETKETALDMLKTYGLYKFKDARPSQLSGGMRQRAALIRTLVLKPEILLLDEPFSALDYQTRLTVGDDIGAIIKKEGKTAILVTHDLSEAVSLGSQVLVLSKRPATIQTVVDIDFPGNISALERRNSPEFKDYFNKIWKELNENE
- a CDS encoding XRE family transcriptional regulator — translated: MDIGHRMKELRIQYGLTQQELADRSELSKGFISQLERNLTSPSVGTLLDIIQCLGTTPAEFFSDPEPEQIVFKQEDYFIKENEDLHHTIKWLIPNAQKNAMEPVLMKLAPQGSSEIQLPHEAEEFGYVLKGSIRLCYGGRTYTVRQGESFYFKAGKKHYIENYSGREATILWVSTPPSF
- the grpE gene encoding nucleotide exchange factor GrpE yields the protein MAEQKEMEAMESQETEHMETEEEKDASANPEECETDVPAEAEETEESSEVSSEEEEEEGEEQLSEEGQEEEKKGFFRKKEKKSKQEEKIAELTDRVQRQMAEFDNFRKRTEKEKTQMFEVGAKSVIEKILPVVDNFERGLSAVPEESKDDPFVQGMDKIYKQLMTELESLEVKPIEAVGAEFNPEFHNAVMQVESEEYESGFVAQELQKGYMYRESVVRHSMVAVVQ